A single region of the Sorghum bicolor cultivar BTx623 chromosome 7, Sorghum_bicolor_NCBIv3, whole genome shotgun sequence genome encodes:
- the LOC8080653 gene encoding uncharacterized protein LOC8080653, whose amino-acid sequence MGTFLGHVLPGLAFAILGVWHVLNTVKGYKLNGASGFRSATWFPFPSPPLPGLRHLELYLMLSFSVLAIADQLVDLPILALRLHPNSLEHATMYLHLAVYASVALAADVSSRRSDATSTPGGAGVGNVVTALAASVFGQELFLLRFHSADHAGLEGHYHWLLQLVVAASVVTTAASAVLPRSFAVAVVRSASVLLQGVWFVVMGFALWVPALVPVGCRGGVEVEGSAAMRSAVACVTEEAARRAVAMANLQFSWAIAAVWVVTAYLCLRVDYCRCLDYMQLQSPPSGGVVAGDGDAPPPQKHVFPVEEHV is encoded by the coding sequence ATGGGCACCTTCCTAGGGCACGTCCTGCCCGGCCTGGCCTTCGCCATCCTCGGCGTGTGGCACGTGCTGAACACCGTCAAGGGCTACAAGCTCAACGGCGCCTCCGGCTTCCGCTCCGCCACCTGGTTCCCGTTCccgtcgccgccgctgccgggcCTGAGGCACCTGGAGCTCTACCTCATGCTCTCCTTCTCCGTGCTCGCCATCGCCGACCAGCTCGTCGACCTCCCCATCCTCGCGCTCCGCCTCCACCCGAACAGCCTCGAGCACGCCACCATGTACCTCCACCTCGCCGTGTACGCGTCGGTGGCGCTCGCCGCCGACGTCTCCTCCCGGCGCAGTGACGCCACCTCGACGCCCggcggcgcgggggtcgggaaCGTGGTGACCGCGCTCGCCGCGTCGGTGTTCGGGCAGGAGCTGTTCCTGCTCCGGTTCCACTCCGCGGACCACGCGGGCCTCGAGGGCCACTACCACTGGCTGCTGCAGCTGGTGGTGGCGGCGTCCGTCGTCACCACCGCCGCCAGCGCCGTCCTGCCGAGGAGCTTCGCCGTGGCGGTGGTTCGGTCGGCGTCGGTGCTGCTCCAGGGCGTGTGGTTCGTGGTCATGGGCTTCGCGCTGTGGGTGCCGGCGCTCGTGCCGGTCGGCTGCCGCGGCGGCGTGGAGGTGGAGGGGAGCGCCGCGATGCGGAGCGCAGTGGCGTGCGTGACGGAGGAGGCGGCGCGGAGGGCGGTGGCGATGGCCAACCTGCAGTTCAGCTGGGCGATCGCCGCCGTGTGGGTCGTCACGGCGTACCTGTGCCTCAGGGTGGACTACTGCCGGTGCTTGGATTACATGCAGCTTCAGTCGCCGCCCAGCGGCGGTGTTGTCGCCGGCGACGGGgatgcgccgccgccgcagaaGCATGTCTTTCCTGTCGAAGAGCACGTGTAG